One segment of Macaca fascicularis isolate 582-1 chromosome 4, T2T-MFA8v1.1 DNA contains the following:
- the LOC102130198 gene encoding UL16-binding protein 1, protein MAATASTAFLLCLSFLHLLSGWSGAGRAVKHCLSYDFIITPKFRPEPRWCEVQGLVDERPFLHYDCVNHKAKAFASLGKKVNVTKTWEEQTETLRDVVDFLKGQLPDFQVENLMPIEPLILQAQMSCEHEAHGHGRGSWQFLFNGQTFLLFDSNNRKWTALHPGAKKMKEKWEKNTEVTMFFQKISMGDCKTWLEEFLMYWEQMLDPTKPPSLAQGTTHPKAMATTLIPWSLLIILLCFILAGS, encoded by the exons ATGGCAGCGACCGCCAGCACTGCGTTCCTTCTGTGCCTCTCCTTTCTGCACCTGCTGTCCGGCTGGTCCGGGGCAGGGCGGGCCG TCAAACACTGTCTTTCCTATGACTTCATCATCACTCCTAAGTTCAGACCTGAACCACGATGGTGTGAAGTTCAAGGCCTGGTGGATGAAAGGCCTTTTCTTCACTATGACTGTGTTAACCACAAGGCCAAAGCCTTTGCTTCTCTGGGGAAGAAAGTCAATGTCACAAAAACCTGGGAAGAACAGACTGAAACCTTAAGAGACGTGGTGGATTTCCTCAAAGGGCAACTGCCTGACTTTCAAGTGGAGAATTTAATGCCCATTG AGCCCCTCATTCTGCAGGCCCAGATGTCTTGTGAGCACGAAGCCCATGGACACGGCAGAGGATCTTGGCAGTTCCTCTTCAATGGACAGACGTTCCTCCTCTTTGACTCAAACAACAGAAAGTGGACAGCACTTCATCCTGGAGCCAAGAAGATGAAAGAGAAGTGGGAGAAGAACACGGAGGTGACCATGTTCTTTCAGAAGATTTCAATGGGGGATTGTAAGACATGGCTTGAAGAATTTTTGATGTACTGGGAACAAATGCTGGATCCAACAA AACCACCTTCTCTGGCCCAAGGCACAACCCACCCCAAAGCCATGGCCACCACTCTCATTCCCTGGAGCCTCCTTATCATCCTCCTCTGCTTCATTCTAGCTGGCAGCTGA